Proteins from a single region of Methanobacteriaceae archaeon:
- a CDS encoding succinylglutamate desuccinylase/aspartoacylase family protein codes for MEFKIETLAWDTGGDITLNEDLMSEISLNDLGNHLVDVALKGTPLLKLGKGSPRILLCAGIHGNELPPQVAIFRLLIRLENKKIKGTIYIIPIAIPHATMKNSRRFKGWDMNRKTFKEGYISNTILETAKAEKIEAAADFHSTQPQSNPGVESVFCSKKPCYESFEIASHITSETSSKVISQEKAGTLYGGALEDELNINGIPAVTCEVVSRNGMIDSGSVERSLLQMESFLNYFNII; via the coding sequence ATGGAATTCAAAATTGAGACTCTTGCCTGGGATACAGGGGGTGACATTACCCTGAATGAAGATTTAATGAGTGAAATATCTCTAAATGATCTGGGGAATCATTTAGTTGATGTTGCTTTAAAGGGAACACCCCTCTTGAAGCTGGGAAAAGGAAGTCCCCGCATTCTCTTATGTGCAGGGATCCATGGAAACGAACTTCCTCCGCAAGTGGCAATTTTCAGACTTTTAATCAGGCTTGAGAATAAGAAAATCAAGGGGACAATTTACATTATACCCATTGCTATTCCTCATGCCACTATGAAAAATTCACGCAGATTCAAGGGATGGGATATGAATCGTAAAACATTTAAGGAAGGATATATCTCCAATACCATCCTCGAAACAGCTAAAGCTGAGAAGATTGAGGCTGCAGCTGACTTCCACTCCACTCAACCTCAAAGTAATCCTGGTGTAGAAAGTGTTTTTTGCTCGAAAAAGCCATGCTATGAGAGTTTTGAAATAGCCTCCCACATAACCAGTGAAACATCTTCTAAGGTCATTTCACAGGAAAAAGCAGGCACTTTATATGGTGGAGCCCTGGAAGATGAGCTTAATATCAATGGAATTCCTGCAGTCACCTGCGAAGTTGTATCCAGAAATGGTATGATTGATTCAGGTAGTGTAGAGAGATCATTACTCCAGATGGAATCTTTTTTGAATTATTTCAACATCATTTAA